The following coding sequences lie in one Rhinolophus ferrumequinum isolate MPI-CBG mRhiFer1 chromosome 14, mRhiFer1_v1.p, whole genome shotgun sequence genomic window:
- the CHRAC1 gene encoding chromatin accessibility complex protein 1 yields the protein MADVVVGRDKCGEQRLVSLPLSRIRVIMKSSPEVSSINQEALVLTAKATELFVQYLATYSYRHGSGKEKKALTYNDLSNTAEESETFQFLADILPKKILASKYLKMLKEKREDEEEENDDSDESDDDEAES from the exons ATGGCGGACGTGGTCGTGGGCAGAGACAAGTGTGGGGAGCAGCGCCTCGTGTCACTGCCCCTGTCCCGCATCCGGGTCATCATGAAGAGCTCCCCCGAGGTGTCCAGCATCAACCAGGAAGCACTGGTGCTCACCGCTAAGGCCACG GAACTCTTTGTTCAATATCTAGCCACCTACTCCTACAGACATGgcagtggaaaagaaaagaaagcacttaCTTACAATGATTTATCAAATACTGCAGAAGAATCggagacttttcagtttcttgcAG ATATATTACCAAAGAAGATATTAGCTAGTAAATATCTGAAAATGCttaaggagaagagggaagacgaggaggaggagaatgacGACAGTGATGAAAGTGATGACGACGAAGCAGAAtcctaa